One genomic region from Ruegeria sp. TM1040 encodes:
- a CDS encoding replication initiation protein encodes MADQSFDGDRLSGALSRETVKKNVAAIHISGKLTLLQRKLSNVLLLNAYDSLTSARSHTIDARTLAMMVGYNSNDVDSLRASLRALAETVAEWDMLDEQGHQEWGVSALLSFAKLKNGVCEYAYSPALAQKLHDPKIYALINVKIQRNFTSGHGLALYENCYRFVRTGSTGWWSLDIFRKLMGVDGSSYYESYKHLNAKIIKPAVAEVNKSSDIIIEPQTRKKGRSVSDIRFIIKENPQMAMFQIDDSEGLRNLAVYKALRGQGVSDRLARQWITEHGQDYVQEKLDYVAGQGEVKSSVGYLRAAILGDYSAPETTKGTVQKKVDPETQAKLDELQRAREAEKAAEDAAFKARAAERRERAKHLDIVETLVSRRNPTQKDADKRLFVSRLESDLDREHFRQHGWRSALNAAAIISFWQELEPDAFAEDVE; translated from the coding sequence ATGGCTGACCAAAGCTTTGATGGAGACCGGCTGAGTGGCGCCTTAAGCCGAGAGACGGTGAAAAAGAACGTAGCGGCGATCCATATCAGCGGCAAACTCACCCTGCTTCAACGCAAGTTGTCAAATGTATTGTTGCTCAACGCCTATGACTCTCTGACGTCTGCCCGCAGTCATACGATCGATGCGCGCACACTTGCGATGATGGTCGGCTACAACTCCAACGACGTAGACAGCCTGCGCGCAAGTCTCAGGGCCTTGGCCGAAACCGTCGCGGAATGGGATATGCTGGATGAGCAGGGGCATCAGGAATGGGGTGTGTCGGCGCTCTTGAGTTTTGCGAAGCTCAAGAACGGCGTTTGCGAGTACGCATATTCTCCTGCGCTTGCCCAGAAGCTACATGACCCGAAGATCTACGCACTGATCAATGTGAAGATCCAACGGAACTTTACATCTGGCCACGGTCTCGCGCTCTATGAGAATTGCTATCGGTTTGTCAGGACGGGCTCCACGGGGTGGTGGAGCCTGGATATCTTTCGCAAACTCATGGGGGTCGATGGCTCCTCATATTACGAGAGTTACAAGCACCTAAACGCGAAGATCATCAAACCCGCTGTCGCGGAGGTGAACAAGAGCTCTGATATCATCATCGAACCGCAGACCCGCAAAAAGGGGCGGTCGGTGAGCGACATTCGCTTCATCATCAAGGAAAATCCCCAGATGGCGATGTTCCAGATTGATGACAGTGAAGGGCTGCGCAATCTGGCGGTCTACAAGGCGTTGCGCGGGCAGGGGGTGTCTGACCGTTTGGCGCGGCAGTGGATCACAGAACATGGGCAGGACTATGTGCAGGAGAAACTCGACTATGTTGCGGGGCAGGGCGAGGTGAAATCGAGTGTCGGCTATCTCAGAGCCGCGATCCTTGGCGACTATAGTGCGCCAGAGACCACAAAGGGGACGGTTCAGAAAAAGGTCGATCCCGAAACACAGGCGAAACTCGATGAACTTCAGCGTGCCCGAGAGGCAGAAAAAGCGGCGGAGGACGCTGCGTTCAAGGCCCGCGCCGCGGAGCGTCGTGAACGCGCGAAACACTTGGACATCGTTGAGACACTGGTTTCGCGGCGAAACCCTACACAGAAAGATGCGGACAAACGGCTGTTTGTCTCTCGGTTGGAAAGCGATCTGGACCGGGAGCATTTTCGCCAACACGGCTGGCGCTCCGCTCTGAATGCGGCGGCGATCATTTCTTTCTGGCAGGAGTTGGAGCCTGATGCCTTTGCCGAGGACGTGGAATAG
- a CDS encoding malonate--CoA ligase, translating into MANPLFDRLFGVYAGKTTPFLYLADGQVWTHARFLDQVAQIAHVLIKAGLTPGDRVAVQVEKSPEALALYGACVQAGLIFLPLNTAYTADELSYFIENSGASLVICDGQNQSTLATIAEGLNASVETLNADGSGSLIERAAAMATDFETVDRSGDDLAAFLYTSGTTGRSKGAMLTQDNLLSNAETLVKEWRFTDKDVLLHALPIFHTHGLFVASNVTLLAGGAMIFLPKFDLDRVIAQLPKATSMMGVPTFYTRLLSDPRFTKELTQHMRLFISGSAPLLAETHIQFEERTGHRILERYGMTETNMNTSNPYDGERRAGTVGFPLPGVELKITNPETGTSLPRGDIGQIEVRGPNVFQGYWQMPEKTAAELREDGFFITGDLGMIDEDGYVHIVGRNKDLIISGGYNIYPKEIELVLDEQSGVLESAVIGVPHPDFGETVLGIIVPETGTSPDLESIMTSVQGQLARFKHPRKLMVVDELPRNTMGKVQKNILRDSYKDMFSD; encoded by the coding sequence ATGGCTAACCCTTTGTTTGATCGCCTTTTCGGTGTTTACGCCGGCAAGACGACCCCCTTCTTGTATCTGGCAGATGGCCAGGTCTGGACGCACGCACGTTTTTTGGATCAGGTTGCCCAGATCGCACATGTGCTCATCAAGGCGGGCCTCACGCCAGGGGATCGCGTGGCCGTTCAGGTCGAAAAATCCCCCGAAGCGCTTGCGCTTTATGGCGCCTGCGTACAGGCCGGTCTGATCTTCTTGCCGCTCAATACCGCCTATACCGCCGATGAACTCTCGTATTTCATCGAAAACAGTGGTGCATCGCTTGTTATCTGCGACGGCCAGAACCAAAGCACGCTGGCCACGATTGCTGAAGGTCTGAACGCAAGTGTGGAGACGCTGAACGCAGATGGAAGCGGCTCTTTGATTGAGCGCGCAGCGGCAATGGCAACGGACTTTGAGACCGTAGACCGCAGCGGCGATGATCTTGCCGCGTTCCTTTATACGTCCGGGACGACGGGACGCTCCAAAGGGGCGATGCTGACGCAGGACAATTTACTGTCGAACGCTGAGACCTTGGTAAAGGAATGGCGGTTCACAGATAAAGACGTGTTGCTGCACGCCTTGCCGATTTTTCACACGCATGGGCTTTTTGTGGCGAGCAATGTGACGCTTCTGGCCGGAGGCGCGATGATCTTTTTGCCCAAGTTCGATCTGGACCGCGTCATCGCGCAACTGCCCAAAGCGACCAGTATGATGGGCGTGCCTACCTTCTATACCCGCCTGTTGAGCGATCCGCGCTTTACCAAAGAGCTGACCCAACACATGCGCCTGTTCATTTCAGGTTCCGCACCCTTGTTGGCGGAAACCCATATCCAATTCGAAGAGCGCACTGGGCATCGGATTCTCGAACGCTACGGCATGACGGAAACCAACATGAACACCTCAAACCCCTACGACGGAGAACGGCGTGCGGGCACTGTTGGCTTCCCACTGCCCGGTGTGGAGTTAAAGATCACCAACCCGGAAACGGGTACCTCACTGCCACGAGGCGACATTGGACAGATCGAAGTGCGCGGGCCAAACGTCTTTCAAGGATATTGGCAGATGCCTGAAAAAACTGCCGCAGAACTGCGAGAGGACGGTTTTTTCATTACCGGCGATCTCGGTATGATCGACGAAGATGGCTATGTGCACATTGTGGGCCGCAACAAGGATCTGATCATTTCGGGTGGGTACAATATCTATCCGAAGGAGATCGAACTGGTGCTGGATGAACAGTCTGGCGTGTTGGAAAGCGCGGTTATCGGCGTTCCGCACCCGGATTTTGGCGAAACCGTGCTGGGAATCATCGTCCCGGAAACGGGTACCTCACCGGACCTCGAGTCGATCATGACGTCAGTTCAAGGCCAGCTTGCTCGGTTCAAACATCCTCGCAAATTGATGGTTGTCGACGAATTGCCGCGAAACACGATGGGGAAAGTTCAAAAGAACATCCTTCGAGACAGCTACAAAGACATGTTTAGCGACTGA